A window of the Zeugodacus cucurbitae isolate PBARC_wt_2022May chromosome 2, idZeuCucr1.2, whole genome shotgun sequence genome harbors these coding sequences:
- the LOC105216362 gene encoding sodium/potassium-transporting ATPase subunit alpha isoform X4: MALRSDFEHGRADSYRIATVIPTDDDNRTADGHLKSKRRMPPKPAKKENLEDLKQELDIDFHKISPEELYQRFQTHPENGLSHAKAKENLERDGPNALTPPKQTPEWVKFCKNLFGGFAMLLWIGAILCFVAYSIQASTSEEPSDDNLYLGIVLSAVVIVTGIFSYYQESKSSKIMESFKNMVPQFATVIREGEKLTLRAEDLVLGDVVEVKFGDRIPADIRIIEARNFKVDNSSLTGESEPQSRGPEFTHENPLETKNLAFFSTNAVEGTAKGVVISCGDHTVMGRIAGLASGLDTGETPIAKEIHHFIHLITGVAVFLGVTFFVIAFILGYHWLDAVIFLIGIIVANVPEGLLATVTVCLTLTAKRMASKNCLVKNLEAVETLGSTSTICSDKTGTLTQNRMTVAHMWFDNQIIEADTTEDQSGVQYDRTSPGFKALSRIATLCNRAEFKGGQEGVPILKKEVSGDASEAALLKCMELALGDVMNIRKRNRKIAEIPFNSTNKYQVSIHETEDPSDPRYLLVMKGAPERILERCSTIFINGKEKVLDEEMKEAFNNAYMELGGLGERVLGFCDFMLPSDKYPTGYKFNTDDVNFPIDNLRFVGLMSMIDPPRAAVPDAVAKCRSAGIKVIMVTGDHPITAKAIAKSVGIISEGNETVEDIAQRLNIPVSEVNPREAKAAVVHGAELRDVTPEQLDEILRYHTEIVFARTSPQQKLIIVEGCQRMGAIVAVTGDGVNDSPALKKADIGVAMGIAGSDVSKQAADMILLDDNFASIVTGVEEGRLIFDNLKKSIAYTLTSNIPEISPFLAFILCDIPLPLGTVTILCIDLGTDMVPAISLAYEEAESDIMKRRPRSPLFDKLVNERLISMAYGQIGMIQAAAGFFVYFVIMAENGFLPMKLFGIRKMWDSKAVNDLTDSYGQEWTYRDRKTLEYTCHTAFFVSIVVVQWADLIICKTRRNSVFQQGMRNWALNFGLVFETVLAAFLSYCPGMDKGLRMYPLKFVWWLPAIPFMLAIFIYDEIRRFYLRRNPGGWLEQETYY; encoded by the exons CATGGGAGAGCGGACTCTTATCGCATCGCCACGGTTATACCAACCGATGACGACAATCGTACCGCCGATGGTCACTTaaag TCCAAACGCAGAATGCCACCTAAACCGGCTAAAAAGGAGAATCTTGAGGATCTCAAACAGGAGTTAGATATCGATTTTCATAAAATCTCTCCTGAGGAACTGTATCAGCGCTTTCAGACGCATCCAGAGAAT GGTTTGAGTCACGCCAAAGCCAAGGAGAATTTAGAACGAGATGGCCCCAACGCGCTTACACCACCCAAACAAACACCCGAATGGGTGAAATTCTGCAAGAATTTATTCGGCGGTTTCGCCATGTTGCTGTGGATCGGTGCTATACTTTGCTTCGTGGCCTACTCCATTCAGGCCAGTACCAGCGAAGAGCCCTCAGACGACAACTTGTATTTGGGTATCGTACTTTCGGCTGTAGTCATAGTTACCGGTATTTTCTCATACTATCAG GAATCGAAAAGTTCAAAGATCATGGAATCGTTCAAAAACATGGTGCCCCAATTCGCTACTGTCATTCGTGAAGGTGAGAAACTCACCTTACGCGCTGAAGACTTGGTGTTGGGTGATGTCGTTGAAGTGAAGTTCGGTGATCGTATACCCGCTGATATACGTATCATTGAGGCGCGCAACTTCAAAGTGGACAACTCATCGTTGACTGGTGAATCTGAGCCACAGTCACGTGGACCCGAATTTACACATGAAAATCCATTGGAAACTAAGAATTTGGCCTTCTTCTCCACCAACGCTGTCGAGGGTACTGCCAAGGGTGTTGTCATCAGCTGTGGTGATCACACTGTAATGGGTCGTATTGCTGGCTTGGCTTCCGGTTTGGATACGGGCGAGACACCAATCGCTAAGGAAATTCATCATTTCATTCACTTGATTACCGGTGTCGCCGTATTCTTGGGCGTGACATTCTTCGTTATCGCTTTCATCTTAGGTTACCATTGGTTGGATGCTGTTATCTTCTTGATCGGTATTATTGTAGCGAACGTGCCCGAAGGTCTGTTGGCCACCGTAACTGTATGTCTGACATTGACTGCCAAGCGTATGGCATCGAAGAATTGTTTGGTAAAGAATTTGGAAGCTGTGGAAACCTTGGGCTCCACCTCGACCATTTGCTCCGATAAGACCGGCACCCTCACCCAAAATCGTATGACCGTCGCTCACATGTGGTTTGATAATCAAATCATTGAGGCCGATACAACTGAAGATCAGTCGGGTGTGCAATACGATAGAACCAGCCCTGGCTTCAAGGCGCTCTCTCGCATTGCTACCCTCTGTAATCGTGCCGAATTCAAAGGCGGTCAAGAAGGTGTACCAATTTTGAAGAAGGAAGTCAGCGGTGATGCCTCCGAAGCGGCGCTGCTTAAATGCATGGAATTGGCGCTTGGCGATGTAATGAATATTCGCAAACGTAACCGCAAAATCGCTGAAATTCCATTCAATTCGACCAACAAATACCAAGTGTCCATACACGAAACTGAAGATCCCAGTGATCCACGTTATTTGCTTGTCATGAAGGGTGCACCCGAACGTATCTTGGAGCGCTGCTCAACGATTTTCATTAATGGCAAAGAAAAGGTATTGGACGAAGAGATGAAGGAGGCTTTCAATAATGCCTACATGGAACTTGGTGGTTTGGGTGAGCGTGTGCTCGGTTTCTGCGACTTCATGCTGCCCTCCGATAAATACCCAACTGGTTATAAATTCAACACAGACGATGTAAACTTCCCCATTGATAACTTGCGTTTCGTCGGCTTAATGTCCATGATTGATCCACCACGTGCTGCTGTACCCGATGCGGTCGCCAAGTGTCGTTCGGCTGGTATTAAGGTTATTATGGTTACTGGTGATCATCCAATCACAGCTAAGGCTATTGCCAAATCGGTGGGTATCATTTCGGAGGGTAATGAAACTGTTGAGGATATCGCACAGCGCTTGAACATCCCTGTCTCGGAAGTTAACCCACGTGAGGCCAAAGCAGCTGTTGTGCATGGTGCTGAATTACGTGATGTTACACCCGAACAGTTGGATGAAATTCTGCGCTATCACACTGAGATCGTGTTCGCACGTACCTCGCCTCAACAGAAATTGATCATTGTGGAGGGTTGCCAACGTATGGGCGCTATTGTGGCTGTGACCGGTGATGGTGTTAATGATTCACCAGCGTTAAAGAAAGCCGATATCGGTGTTGCTATGGGTATTGCCGGCTCTGATGTATCTAAGCAG GCTGCTGACATGATCTTGCTCGATGACAACTTCGCTTCGATTGTGACCGGTGTTGAAGAGGGTCGTTTGATTTTCGATAACTTGAAGAAATCCATTGCCTACACACTGACATCCAACATTCCCGAAATCTCACCTTTCTTGGCATTCATCCTTTGCGACATACCACTGCCACTGGGTACCGTCACCATTTTGTGCATCGATCTGGGAACCGACATG GTGCCTGCGATATCGCTCGCTTACGAAGAAGCCGAATCGGACATAATGAAACGACGCCCACGCAGTCCGCTCTTCGATAAACTAGTCAACGAAAG ATTGATTTCGATGGCCTATGGTCAAATTGGTATGATCCAAGCTGCTGCCGGTTTCTTCGTGTACTTCGTGATTATGGCTGAAAACGGTTTCTTGCCAATGAAACTGTTCGGCATACGTAAGATGTGGGACTCAAAGGCTGTTAACGATTTAACCGATTCGTATGGACAAGAATGG ACCTATCGCGATCGCAAGACACTCGAGTACACTTGCCACACTGCATTCTTCgtatcaattgttgttgtacaatggGCGGATTTGATCATCTGTAAGACACGACGAAACTCCGTCTTCCAGCAGGGCATGCGAAATTGGGCATTGAACTTCGGTTTGGTGTTCGAGACAGTGTTGGCGGCCTTCCTGTCGTACTGCCCCGGCATGGACAAGGGTCTGCGCATGTATCCACTGAA ATTCGTTTGGTGGTTACCAGCCATTCCATTTATGTTGGCCATTTTCATCTATGATGAAATTCGTCGATTCTACTTGCGTCGCAATCCCGGCGGTTGGTTGGAACAGGAGACGTACTATTAA
- the LOC105216362 gene encoding sodium/potassium-transporting ATPase subunit alpha isoform X3 — protein sequence MALRSDFEHGRADSYRIATVIPTDDDNRTADGHLKSKRRMPPKPAKKENLEDLKQELDIDFHKISPEELYQRFQTHPENGLSHAKAKENLERDGPNALTPPKQTPEWVKFCKNLFGGFAMLLWIGAILCFVAYSIQASTSEEPSDDNLYLGIVLSAVVIVTGIFSYYQESKSSKIMESFKNMVPQFATVIREGEKLTLRAEDLVLGDVVEVKFGDRIPADIRIIEARNFKVDNSSLTGESEPQSRGPEFTHENPLETKNLAFFSTNAVEGTAKGVVISCGDHTVMGRIAGLASGLDTGETPIAKEIHHFIHLITGVAVFLGVTFFVIAFILGYHWLDAVIFLIGIIVANVPEGLLATVTVCLTLTAKRMASKNCLVKNLEAVETLGSTSTICSDKTGTLTQNRMTVAHMWFDNQIIEADTTEDQSGVQYDRTSPGFKALSRIATLCNRAEFKGGQEGVPILKKEVSGDASEAALLKCMELALGDVMNIRKRNRKIAEIPFNSTNKYQVSIHETEDPSDPRYLLVMKGAPERILERCSTIFINGKEKVLDEEMKEAFNNAYMELGGLGERVLGFCDFMLPSDKYPTGYKFNTDDVNFPIDNLRFVGLMSMIDPPRAAVPDAVAKCRSAGIKVIMVTGDHPITAKAIAKSVGIISEGNETVEDIAQRLNIPVSEVNPREAKAAVVHGAELRDVTPEQLDEILRYHTEIVFARTSPQQKLIIVEGCQRMGAIVAVTGDGVNDSPALKKADIGVAMGIAGSDVSKQAADMILLDDNFASIVTGVEEGRLIFDNLKKSIAYTLTSNIPEISPFLAFILCDIPLPLGTVTILCIDLGTDMVPAISLAYEQAESDIMKRQPRDPYRDNLVNRRLISMAYGQIGMIQAAAGFFVYFVIMAENGFLPMKLFGIRKMWDSKAVNDLTDSYGQEWTYRDRKTLEYTCHTAFFVSIVVVQWADLIICKTRRNSVFQQGMRNWALNFGLVFETVLAAFLSYCPGMDKGLRMYPLKFVWWLPAIPFMLAIFIYDEIRRFYLRRNPGGWLEQETYY from the exons CATGGGAGAGCGGACTCTTATCGCATCGCCACGGTTATACCAACCGATGACGACAATCGTACCGCCGATGGTCACTTaaag TCCAAACGCAGAATGCCACCTAAACCGGCTAAAAAGGAGAATCTTGAGGATCTCAAACAGGAGTTAGATATCGATTTTCATAAAATCTCTCCTGAGGAACTGTATCAGCGCTTTCAGACGCATCCAGAGAAT GGTTTGAGTCACGCCAAAGCCAAGGAGAATTTAGAACGAGATGGCCCCAACGCGCTTACACCACCCAAACAAACACCCGAATGGGTGAAATTCTGCAAGAATTTATTCGGCGGTTTCGCCATGTTGCTGTGGATCGGTGCTATACTTTGCTTCGTGGCCTACTCCATTCAGGCCAGTACCAGCGAAGAGCCCTCAGACGACAACTTGTATTTGGGTATCGTACTTTCGGCTGTAGTCATAGTTACCGGTATTTTCTCATACTATCAG GAATCGAAAAGTTCAAAGATCATGGAATCGTTCAAAAACATGGTGCCCCAATTCGCTACTGTCATTCGTGAAGGTGAGAAACTCACCTTACGCGCTGAAGACTTGGTGTTGGGTGATGTCGTTGAAGTGAAGTTCGGTGATCGTATACCCGCTGATATACGTATCATTGAGGCGCGCAACTTCAAAGTGGACAACTCATCGTTGACTGGTGAATCTGAGCCACAGTCACGTGGACCCGAATTTACACATGAAAATCCATTGGAAACTAAGAATTTGGCCTTCTTCTCCACCAACGCTGTCGAGGGTACTGCCAAGGGTGTTGTCATCAGCTGTGGTGATCACACTGTAATGGGTCGTATTGCTGGCTTGGCTTCCGGTTTGGATACGGGCGAGACACCAATCGCTAAGGAAATTCATCATTTCATTCACTTGATTACCGGTGTCGCCGTATTCTTGGGCGTGACATTCTTCGTTATCGCTTTCATCTTAGGTTACCATTGGTTGGATGCTGTTATCTTCTTGATCGGTATTATTGTAGCGAACGTGCCCGAAGGTCTGTTGGCCACCGTAACTGTATGTCTGACATTGACTGCCAAGCGTATGGCATCGAAGAATTGTTTGGTAAAGAATTTGGAAGCTGTGGAAACCTTGGGCTCCACCTCGACCATTTGCTCCGATAAGACCGGCACCCTCACCCAAAATCGTATGACCGTCGCTCACATGTGGTTTGATAATCAAATCATTGAGGCCGATACAACTGAAGATCAGTCGGGTGTGCAATACGATAGAACCAGCCCTGGCTTCAAGGCGCTCTCTCGCATTGCTACCCTCTGTAATCGTGCCGAATTCAAAGGCGGTCAAGAAGGTGTACCAATTTTGAAGAAGGAAGTCAGCGGTGATGCCTCCGAAGCGGCGCTGCTTAAATGCATGGAATTGGCGCTTGGCGATGTAATGAATATTCGCAAACGTAACCGCAAAATCGCTGAAATTCCATTCAATTCGACCAACAAATACCAAGTGTCCATACACGAAACTGAAGATCCCAGTGATCCACGTTATTTGCTTGTCATGAAGGGTGCACCCGAACGTATCTTGGAGCGCTGCTCAACGATTTTCATTAATGGCAAAGAAAAGGTATTGGACGAAGAGATGAAGGAGGCTTTCAATAATGCCTACATGGAACTTGGTGGTTTGGGTGAGCGTGTGCTCGGTTTCTGCGACTTCATGCTGCCCTCCGATAAATACCCAACTGGTTATAAATTCAACACAGACGATGTAAACTTCCCCATTGATAACTTGCGTTTCGTCGGCTTAATGTCCATGATTGATCCACCACGTGCTGCTGTACCCGATGCGGTCGCCAAGTGTCGTTCGGCTGGTATTAAGGTTATTATGGTTACTGGTGATCATCCAATCACAGCTAAGGCTATTGCCAAATCGGTGGGTATCATTTCGGAGGGTAATGAAACTGTTGAGGATATCGCACAGCGCTTGAACATCCCTGTCTCGGAAGTTAACCCACGTGAGGCCAAAGCAGCTGTTGTGCATGGTGCTGAATTACGTGATGTTACACCCGAACAGTTGGATGAAATTCTGCGCTATCACACTGAGATCGTGTTCGCACGTACCTCGCCTCAACAGAAATTGATCATTGTGGAGGGTTGCCAACGTATGGGCGCTATTGTGGCTGTGACCGGTGATGGTGTTAATGATTCACCAGCGTTAAAGAAAGCCGATATCGGTGTTGCTATGGGTATTGCCGGCTCTGATGTATCTAAGCAG GCTGCTGACATGATCTTGCTCGATGACAACTTCGCTTCGATTGTGACCGGTGTTGAAGAGGGTCGTTTGATTTTCGATAACTTGAAGAAATCCATTGCCTACACACTGACATCCAACATTCCCGAAATCTCACCTTTCTTGGCATTCATCCTTTGCGACATACCACTGCCACTGGGTACCGTCACCATTTTGTGCATCGATCTGGGAACCGACATG GTGCCAGCGATCTCACTCGCTTACGAGCAAGCCGAGAGCGACATTATGAAACGTCAACCCAGGGATCCCTATCGTGACAACTTGGTCAATCGCAG ATTGATTTCGATGGCCTATGGTCAAATTGGTATGATCCAAGCTGCTGCCGGTTTCTTCGTGTACTTCGTGATTATGGCTGAAAACGGTTTCTTGCCAATGAAACTGTTCGGCATACGTAAGATGTGGGACTCAAAGGCTGTTAACGATTTAACCGATTCGTATGGACAAGAATGG ACCTATCGCGATCGCAAGACACTCGAGTACACTTGCCACACTGCATTCTTCgtatcaattgttgttgtacaatggGCGGATTTGATCATCTGTAAGACACGACGAAACTCCGTCTTCCAGCAGGGCATGCGAAATTGGGCATTGAACTTCGGTTTGGTGTTCGAGACAGTGTTGGCGGCCTTCCTGTCGTACTGCCCCGGCATGGACAAGGGTCTGCGCATGTATCCACTGAA ATTCGTTTGGTGGTTACCAGCCATTCCATTTATGTTGGCCATTTTCATCTATGATGAAATTCGTCGATTCTACTTGCGTCGCAATCCCGGCGGTTGGTTGGAACAGGAGACGTACTATTAA
- the LOC105216362 gene encoding sodium/potassium-transporting ATPase subunit alpha isoform X1 translates to MALRSDFEHGRADSYRIATVIPTDDDNRTADGHLKSKRRMPPKPAKKENLEDLKQELDIDFHKISPEELYQRFQTHPENGLSHAKAKENLERDGPNALTPPKQTPEWVKFCKNLFGGFAMLLWIGAILCFVAYSIQASTSEEPSDDNLYLGIVLSAVVIVTGIFSYYQESKSSKIMESFKNMVPQFATVIREGEKLTLRAEDLVLGDVVEVKFGDRIPADIRIIEARNFKVDNSSLTGESEPQSRGPEFTHENPLETKNLAFFSTNAVEGTAKGVVISCGDHTVMGRIAGLASGLDTGETPIAKEIHHFIHLITGVAVFLGVTFFVIAFILGYHWLDAVIFLIGIIVANVPEGLLATVTVCLTLTAKRMASKNCLVKNLEAVETLGSTSTICSDKTGTLTQNRMTVAHMWFDNQIIEADTTEDQSGVQYDRTSPGFKALSRIATLCNRAEFKGGQEGVPILKKEVSGDASEAALLKCMELALGDVMNIRKRNRKIAEIPFNSTNKYQVSIHETEDPSDPRYLLVMKGAPERILERCSTIFINGKEKVLDEEMKEAFNNAYMELGGLGERVLGFCDFMLPSDKYPTGYKFNTDDVNFPIDNLRFVGLMSMIDPPRAAVPDAVAKCRSAGIKVIMVTGDHPITAKAIAKSVGIISEGNETVEDIAQRLNIPVSEVNPREAKAAVVHGAELRDVTPEQLDEILRYHTEIVFARTSPQQKLIIVEGCQRMGAIVAVTGDGVNDSPALKKADIGVAMGIAGSDVSKQAADMILLDDNFASIVTGVEEGRLIFDNLKKSIAYTLTSNIPEISPFLAFILCDIPLPLGTVTILCIDLGTDMVPAISLAYEAAEADIMKRPPRDPFNDKLVNSRLISMAYGQIGMIQAAAGFFVYFVIMAENGFLPMKLFGIRKMWDSKAVNDLTDSYGQEWTYRDRKTLEYTCHTAFFVSIVVVQWADLIICKTRRNSVFQQGMRNWALNFGLVFETVLAAFLSYCPGMDKGLRMYPLKFVWWLPAIPFMLAIFIYDEIRRFYLRRNPGGWLEQETYY, encoded by the exons CATGGGAGAGCGGACTCTTATCGCATCGCCACGGTTATACCAACCGATGACGACAATCGTACCGCCGATGGTCACTTaaag TCCAAACGCAGAATGCCACCTAAACCGGCTAAAAAGGAGAATCTTGAGGATCTCAAACAGGAGTTAGATATCGATTTTCATAAAATCTCTCCTGAGGAACTGTATCAGCGCTTTCAGACGCATCCAGAGAAT GGTTTGAGTCACGCCAAAGCCAAGGAGAATTTAGAACGAGATGGCCCCAACGCGCTTACACCACCCAAACAAACACCCGAATGGGTGAAATTCTGCAAGAATTTATTCGGCGGTTTCGCCATGTTGCTGTGGATCGGTGCTATACTTTGCTTCGTGGCCTACTCCATTCAGGCCAGTACCAGCGAAGAGCCCTCAGACGACAACTTGTATTTGGGTATCGTACTTTCGGCTGTAGTCATAGTTACCGGTATTTTCTCATACTATCAG GAATCGAAAAGTTCAAAGATCATGGAATCGTTCAAAAACATGGTGCCCCAATTCGCTACTGTCATTCGTGAAGGTGAGAAACTCACCTTACGCGCTGAAGACTTGGTGTTGGGTGATGTCGTTGAAGTGAAGTTCGGTGATCGTATACCCGCTGATATACGTATCATTGAGGCGCGCAACTTCAAAGTGGACAACTCATCGTTGACTGGTGAATCTGAGCCACAGTCACGTGGACCCGAATTTACACATGAAAATCCATTGGAAACTAAGAATTTGGCCTTCTTCTCCACCAACGCTGTCGAGGGTACTGCCAAGGGTGTTGTCATCAGCTGTGGTGATCACACTGTAATGGGTCGTATTGCTGGCTTGGCTTCCGGTTTGGATACGGGCGAGACACCAATCGCTAAGGAAATTCATCATTTCATTCACTTGATTACCGGTGTCGCCGTATTCTTGGGCGTGACATTCTTCGTTATCGCTTTCATCTTAGGTTACCATTGGTTGGATGCTGTTATCTTCTTGATCGGTATTATTGTAGCGAACGTGCCCGAAGGTCTGTTGGCCACCGTAACTGTATGTCTGACATTGACTGCCAAGCGTATGGCATCGAAGAATTGTTTGGTAAAGAATTTGGAAGCTGTGGAAACCTTGGGCTCCACCTCGACCATTTGCTCCGATAAGACCGGCACCCTCACCCAAAATCGTATGACCGTCGCTCACATGTGGTTTGATAATCAAATCATTGAGGCCGATACAACTGAAGATCAGTCGGGTGTGCAATACGATAGAACCAGCCCTGGCTTCAAGGCGCTCTCTCGCATTGCTACCCTCTGTAATCGTGCCGAATTCAAAGGCGGTCAAGAAGGTGTACCAATTTTGAAGAAGGAAGTCAGCGGTGATGCCTCCGAAGCGGCGCTGCTTAAATGCATGGAATTGGCGCTTGGCGATGTAATGAATATTCGCAAACGTAACCGCAAAATCGCTGAAATTCCATTCAATTCGACCAACAAATACCAAGTGTCCATACACGAAACTGAAGATCCCAGTGATCCACGTTATTTGCTTGTCATGAAGGGTGCACCCGAACGTATCTTGGAGCGCTGCTCAACGATTTTCATTAATGGCAAAGAAAAGGTATTGGACGAAGAGATGAAGGAGGCTTTCAATAATGCCTACATGGAACTTGGTGGTTTGGGTGAGCGTGTGCTCGGTTTCTGCGACTTCATGCTGCCCTCCGATAAATACCCAACTGGTTATAAATTCAACACAGACGATGTAAACTTCCCCATTGATAACTTGCGTTTCGTCGGCTTAATGTCCATGATTGATCCACCACGTGCTGCTGTACCCGATGCGGTCGCCAAGTGTCGTTCGGCTGGTATTAAGGTTATTATGGTTACTGGTGATCATCCAATCACAGCTAAGGCTATTGCCAAATCGGTGGGTATCATTTCGGAGGGTAATGAAACTGTTGAGGATATCGCACAGCGCTTGAACATCCCTGTCTCGGAAGTTAACCCACGTGAGGCCAAAGCAGCTGTTGTGCATGGTGCTGAATTACGTGATGTTACACCCGAACAGTTGGATGAAATTCTGCGCTATCACACTGAGATCGTGTTCGCACGTACCTCGCCTCAACAGAAATTGATCATTGTGGAGGGTTGCCAACGTATGGGCGCTATTGTGGCTGTGACCGGTGATGGTGTTAATGATTCACCAGCGTTAAAGAAAGCCGATATCGGTGTTGCTATGGGTATTGCCGGCTCTGATGTATCTAAGCAG GCTGCTGACATGATCTTGCTCGATGACAACTTCGCTTCGATTGTGACCGGTGTTGAAGAGGGTCGTTTGATTTTCGATAACTTGAAGAAATCCATTGCCTACACACTGACATCCAACATTCCCGAAATCTCACCTTTCTTGGCATTCATCCTTTGCGACATACCACTGCCACTGGGTACCGTCACCATTTTGTGCATCGATCTGGGAACCGACATG GTGCCCGCCATTTCCTTGGCTTATGAAGCTGCTGAGGCCGATATTATGAAGCGTCCACCACGTGATCCATTCAACGATAAATTAGTCAATTCAAG ATTGATTTCGATGGCCTATGGTCAAATTGGTATGATCCAAGCTGCTGCCGGTTTCTTCGTGTACTTCGTGATTATGGCTGAAAACGGTTTCTTGCCAATGAAACTGTTCGGCATACGTAAGATGTGGGACTCAAAGGCTGTTAACGATTTAACCGATTCGTATGGACAAGAATGG ACCTATCGCGATCGCAAGACACTCGAGTACACTTGCCACACTGCATTCTTCgtatcaattgttgttgtacaatggGCGGATTTGATCATCTGTAAGACACGACGAAACTCCGTCTTCCAGCAGGGCATGCGAAATTGGGCATTGAACTTCGGTTTGGTGTTCGAGACAGTGTTGGCGGCCTTCCTGTCGTACTGCCCCGGCATGGACAAGGGTCTGCGCATGTATCCACTGAA ATTCGTTTGGTGGTTACCAGCCATTCCATTTATGTTGGCCATTTTCATCTATGATGAAATTCGTCGATTCTACTTGCGTCGCAATCCCGGCGGTTGGTTGGAACAGGAGACGTACTATTAA